From a region of the Armatimonadota bacterium genome:
- a CDS encoding sigma-70 family RNA polymerase sigma factor, with amino-acid sequence MAIANRAEVAEPVQQFRKTVTEEDVLCLLNKYRLDRDERAREALVVYHRPLVEKVARRFVDTGEPMEDLVQEGYLGMLTAIDLFDTTFSVKFSTYAHHLITGQIRHYLRDKGTIIREPAWSQDLRRIIKKTSADLTSRQRREPTVAELAGACNITEEALTEVLQAEQVSKVVSLDGFTEDDAPAVDPDKIRSLRLVSFHIPLEERIVLEDMVSNLKLIEQRVVHEFFFQDLSQTEIAKALGVSCNYVSHLLKSAVKKMGKSLAYTELQERQLRQKQSASGSDYGEGSIVDRVTGLYTQDHYVRRMEEEIVRAQRYVQELSTVWVRCVNFDEYSNRLGSEWGERTLFSIGAALRDCVRRCDVGAYIGDAVFAVILPHTGEGARMVRDRLLSTLSEVEYTRGARLEFRGASLIIPQDGSSAREICDNAEYELSRPLVAG; translated from the coding sequence ATGGCTATAGCTAACCGTGCGGAGGTCGCCGAGCCGGTGCAGCAGTTCCGGAAGACCGTTACCGAGGAGGACGTTCTGTGCCTCCTGAACAAATATCGCCTGGACCGCGACGAACGGGCGCGCGAAGCGCTGGTCGTTTACCACCGCCCCCTCGTAGAGAAAGTCGCCCGCCGGTTCGTCGATACCGGCGAGCCGATGGAGGACCTCGTGCAGGAGGGCTATCTGGGCATGCTCACAGCCATAGACCTCTTCGACACCACGTTCAGCGTCAAGTTCTCCACCTACGCCCACCATCTCATTACGGGTCAGATCCGCCATTATCTTCGGGACAAGGGCACCATCATCCGCGAGCCGGCGTGGAGCCAGGATTTGCGCCGCATCATCAAGAAGACATCCGCCGACCTGACGAGCCGGCAGCGGCGGGAGCCCACGGTCGCCGAATTGGCGGGCGCGTGCAACATCACGGAGGAGGCGCTGACGGAGGTCCTTCAGGCCGAACAGGTTTCCAAAGTGGTCTCGCTGGACGGCTTTACGGAAGACGACGCACCCGCCGTTGACCCGGACAAGATCCGCAGCCTGCGCCTCGTCTCGTTCCATATCCCGCTGGAAGAGCGCATCGTGCTGGAGGATATGGTCTCCAATCTCAAGCTGATCGAACAGCGCGTTGTGCACGAGTTCTTTTTCCAGGACCTGTCTCAGACCGAAATCGCCAAGGCGCTCGGCGTATCGTGCAATTACGTGAGCCACCTGCTGAAATCGGCCGTGAAGAAGATGGGCAAGAGCCTGGCGTATACCGAACTCCAGGAGCGCCAGTTGCGGCAGAAGCAATCCGCGTCCGGCAGCGACTACGGCGAGGGCAGCATCGTGGACCGTGTGACGGGCCTCTACACCCAGGACCACTACGTCCGGCGGATGGAAGAGGAAATCGTCCGGGCACAGCGCTATGTGCAGGAATTGTCCACGGTCTGGGTACGCTGCGTGAATTTCGATGAATATTCCAATCGCCTGGGAAGCGAATGGGGCGAACGAACGCTGTTCAGCATCGGCGCGGCTCTCCGCGATTGCGTGCGGCGCTGTGACGTCGGCGCGTACATCGGCGACGCGGTCTTCGCGGTGATTCTCCCTCACACCGGCGAAGGCGCGCGTATGGTGCGCGACCGCCTGCTCTCAACCCTGAGCGAAGTCGAGTACACCCGCGGCGCCCGCCTGGAGTTCCGCGGCGCGTCACTCATCATCCCGCAGGACGGATCCTCCGCGCGCGAGATCTGCGACAACGCCGAATACGAACTGAGCCGCCCACTGGTAGCGGGATAG
- a CDS encoding PQQ-binding-like beta-propeller repeat protein has translation MTLAGMLLLTSSLRAQQIKLSFNAVLMDPIASEGVVYFGTSDGRLYAVNATDGSSVSGFPLDVRAAIGDNSYPITRPSVYYGALGKAIYLTTSKGGVVKIWPNGSIAWTNSFAGSSSYGGTATPAVTPDGTVIVERKTSANIFIVKLKESDGTTVMTSPPLSSTYYDWAGSPAVVGDNIYTSVTRPPNNLSIIVLNRSDLTVKAATMPAPQGWSPAYVRGDGIYYGTASLNSSVVKLNSSTLAPDPRFGPSTHPGRIVLGPSDLGAYTEISASPTSADQDPGGTIYASVQSSNIAEVVAIDAESGSVRGLYYGSYGAGGMVVSSRNIAAYGDGNTMNLFSVTGGGMRSYTVVGRPQRPTYDASTDRFFARTIQGTDGISYLMGFDSP, from the coding sequence TTGACATTGGCCGGTATGCTGCTGCTCACTTCATCGCTCCGCGCCCAGCAGATCAAGCTGAGCTTCAACGCCGTCTTGATGGATCCCATAGCGAGCGAGGGCGTCGTGTATTTCGGAACGTCTGACGGCAGGCTGTATGCTGTCAACGCTACGGATGGTTCCAGCGTATCCGGTTTCCCACTTGATGTCCGAGCCGCAATTGGAGATAACAGCTACCCGATCACGCGGCCTTCCGTGTATTACGGTGCATTGGGAAAAGCGATCTACTTGACAACGTCCAAAGGTGGAGTCGTCAAGATATGGCCAAATGGATCCATTGCTTGGACTAATTCATTTGCCGGTTCATCGAGTTACGGCGGCACGGCGACTCCGGCAGTTACTCCGGATGGCACCGTCATCGTTGAGAGGAAGACCTCCGCAAACATCTTCATCGTCAAACTCAAGGAGTCCGATGGAACGACCGTGATGACCTCTCCCCCGCTCTCAAGTACGTATTATGACTGGGCAGGTTCGCCAGCCGTTGTGGGAGACAACATCTATACATCGGTGACGCGTCCGCCCAATAATCTGAGCATCATTGTTTTGAATCGGAGCGATCTGACAGTGAAGGCCGCAACAATGCCGGCGCCACAGGGCTGGTCGCCAGCGTATGTTCGCGGCGACGGGATATACTACGGAACGGCGTCGCTTAACTCGTCAGTCGTCAAACTGAACTCGTCAACTCTGGCTCCTGACCCGCGGTTCGGGCCCTCAACCCACCCCGGCCGGATCGTGCTTGGCCCGTCGGATTTGGGTGCATACACTGAGATCTCCGCGTCGCCAACTTCCGCCGATCAGGATCCGGGCGGAACCATCTATGCGTCCGTCCAAAGCAGCAATATCGCCGAGGTCGTTGCCATCGACGCGGAATCCGGGAGCGTTCGCGGCCTGTATTATGGGTCCTATGGCGCCGGCGGAATGGTAGTCAGTTCGCGCAATATCGCTGCCTACGGCGACGGCAATACAATGAACCTGTTCTCAGTGACGGGAGGCGGTATGCGGTCCTATACGGTTGTCGGACGCCCGCAGCGCCCCACGTATGACGCGAGCACCGATCGTTTCTTCGCGCGAACAATCCAGGGGACGGACGGCATCTCTTACCTCATGGGGTTTGACAGCCCCTGA
- a CDS encoding HypC/HybG/HupF family hydrogenase formation chaperone, protein MCLAVPGKIKSIENTDPVLRAGKVDFGGVSRDVNLSFVPEANVGDYVIVHVGFALSKLDEQEANEVFDYLRQMEEADAQVRAEA, encoded by the coding sequence ATGTGTCTCGCCGTCCCAGGCAAGATAAAGAGCATCGAGAACACGGACCCCGTGCTGCGGGCGGGCAAAGTGGATTTTGGCGGCGTCTCGCGCGACGTCAACCTCAGTTTCGTGCCCGAAGCCAACGTTGGTGACTACGTGATCGTGCACGTTGGCTTCGCCCTCAGCAAACTGGACGAGCAGGAGGCCAACGAAGTCTTCGACTACCTCCGCCAGATGGAGGAAGCGGATGCGCAGGTGAGGGCTGAGGCTTGA